One window from the genome of Bdellovibrio sp. NC01 encodes:
- the murC gene encoding UDP-N-acetylmuramate--L-alanine ligase: MKLQSAKFHFVGVGGIGMCGLAELLHNIGAKVSGSDISENANTDRLKEMGVKIYKGHTSSNVGDADVVVYSSAIQYGNPEISEARARQIPLIPRAEALAEIMRLKRGIAVAGTHGKTTTTSMTSAIFLESGMSPSIVVGGRFELIKSTALLGTGEWLVAEADESDGSFHKLSPEIAIITNIDSDHLDHYKTFENLQKSFYDFALKVPFYGKVIACGDDPIVRQIFENFPKRILFYGFDEKNDLVLSGEQGKYSLYRSDRLLGTRHLVGNFELKVSGRHNALNAVAAICAGVAAGIPFQTCAAGLQRFEGVDRRFHFKGEKKGIKIYDDYGHHPTEVRAVLQAFREKYPKNRLVVFFQPHRFSRTQHCWHDFTTAFMEADHLLLTDIYPAGESPIPGVNSEKLATEMKHENAQYFQRDDKSSQKIISMLKDGDVFITLGAGDGWKLGLDVLEKI; this comes from the coding sequence ATGAAATTACAAAGCGCTAAGTTTCATTTCGTAGGTGTTGGTGGCATCGGTATGTGCGGTCTAGCGGAACTTCTCCACAATATCGGAGCAAAAGTTTCTGGCAGTGACATCTCTGAAAACGCAAATACAGATCGTCTTAAAGAAATGGGAGTGAAGATCTATAAAGGTCACACTTCTTCAAACGTTGGTGATGCTGACGTTGTGGTTTACTCGAGCGCGATCCAATACGGTAATCCTGAAATTTCTGAAGCGCGTGCTCGTCAGATTCCATTGATTCCTCGTGCAGAGGCTTTGGCTGAAATCATGCGCTTAAAACGTGGTATCGCGGTTGCGGGGACTCACGGTAAAACGACGACAACTTCAATGACATCAGCGATCTTTCTTGAAAGCGGTATGAGTCCTTCAATCGTTGTCGGTGGTCGTTTCGAATTGATCAAATCTACAGCCTTGCTTGGTACGGGCGAGTGGTTGGTGGCTGAAGCCGATGAATCAGATGGCAGCTTCCATAAGTTGTCTCCGGAAATCGCAATCATCACAAATATCGACTCCGATCACTTGGATCACTACAAAACTTTTGAAAACTTGCAAAAGAGTTTCTATGACTTCGCATTGAAGGTTCCATTCTATGGAAAAGTCATTGCGTGTGGTGATGATCCAATCGTTCGTCAAATTTTCGAAAACTTCCCAAAACGTATTTTGTTCTATGGCTTTGACGAGAAAAATGATCTCGTGTTGAGCGGGGAGCAAGGTAAGTACTCTTTGTACCGCAGTGATCGTTTGCTTGGCACTCGTCACTTAGTGGGTAACTTTGAATTGAAAGTGTCAGGTCGTCACAATGCCTTGAATGCTGTGGCAGCGATCTGTGCAGGTGTCGCTGCTGGAATCCCATTCCAAACGTGCGCTGCAGGTTTGCAACGCTTCGAAGGTGTGGATCGCAGATTCCATTTCAAAGGCGAGAAAAAAGGCATCAAAATTTACGACGACTACGGACATCATCCGACAGAAGTGCGCGCAGTTCTGCAAGCCTTCCGCGAAAAATATCCTAAGAATCGTTTGGTGGTATTCTTCCAACCGCATCGTTTTTCGCGCACGCAACACTGCTGGCACGATTTCACGACAGCGTTCATGGAAGCAGATCACTTGTTATTGACTGACATTTACCCAGCGGGCGAGTCACCAATCCCAGGGGTCAACAGCGAAAAGCTTGCAACAGAAATGAAGCACGAAAACGCTCAGTACTTCCAACGCGACGACAAGTCTTCGCAAAAAATCATCTCAATGCTAAAAGACGGCGACGTCTTCATCACATTGGGAGCAGGCGACGGCTGGAAACTAGGCCTCGACGTCCTAGAAAAAATCTAG
- the murG gene encoding undecaprenyldiphospho-muramoylpentapeptide beta-N-acetylglucosaminyltransferase, with amino-acid sequence MSTRNIVIAGGGTGGHIYPGIAIARAIQKMDPTVQIHFVGTALGMESKIVPREGFPLHLIESGQLNVKSPIKKLKTLAKIPYGLWQSVRLLMQLKPLYVIGVGGYASGPFVLAASLIGFNTAIWEPNAMPGMANRLLSRFVDKCFVVFDDAKKFLKNNSVIKAGMPVRQEIEEAVHETHKDEKFHLLAFGGSQGSRVINYCLNDAVLKGGEWTKDLSVVHQLGKFDFQEVSAKYQSAPCEVQVHEFIFDMPKYYKWADIIVSRGGASSIAEAAAFGIIPIIVPLPAADDHQQKNAETVVAKNAGRMILQKDLTPERLISEVQSLRQDKALREQMVRNIKSLYIPQAASTIAKEILQ; translated from the coding sequence ATGAGTACTAGAAATATTGTGATCGCTGGCGGTGGTACAGGCGGTCACATCTATCCTGGGATCGCAATTGCCCGTGCGATCCAAAAAATGGACCCTACTGTGCAGATTCATTTCGTCGGTACAGCTTTGGGTATGGAATCTAAAATCGTTCCGCGCGAAGGTTTTCCTCTTCATCTGATTGAATCCGGTCAACTCAACGTTAAAAGCCCGATTAAAAAATTAAAAACTCTTGCGAAGATCCCTTACGGTCTTTGGCAATCGGTGCGCTTGTTGATGCAACTAAAACCGCTTTATGTGATCGGTGTTGGTGGCTATGCTTCAGGTCCGTTCGTACTTGCCGCAAGTTTGATTGGTTTTAATACGGCGATCTGGGAACCGAATGCGATGCCAGGAATGGCGAACCGTTTGTTGTCTCGTTTCGTCGATAAATGTTTTGTTGTGTTCGACGACGCGAAGAAATTCTTAAAGAATAATTCAGTGATCAAAGCGGGCATGCCAGTTCGCCAAGAGATTGAAGAGGCCGTTCACGAAACGCATAAGGATGAAAAATTCCATTTGCTTGCGTTCGGTGGCAGCCAAGGAAGCCGCGTGATCAATTACTGCCTGAACGACGCTGTCTTAAAAGGTGGCGAGTGGACGAAGGATCTTTCTGTCGTTCATCAATTGGGCAAGTTTGATTTCCAAGAGGTTTCTGCGAAATACCAATCGGCACCTTGTGAAGTGCAGGTTCATGAATTTATTTTTGATATGCCCAAATATTATAAGTGGGCCGACATAATTGTCAGCCGTGGGGGCGCAAGCTCTATCGCGGAGGCTGCGGCGTTTGGAATCATTCCTATTATCGTTCCATTGCCAGCGGCGGATGACCATCAACAGAAGAATGCTGAAACTGTTGTCGCAAAAAATGCAGGCCGCATGATTTTGCAAAAAGATCTGACACCAGAACGTTTGATTTCAGAAGTACAATCTTTAAGACAAGATAAAGCGTTGCGAGAACAGATGGTTAGGAATATAAAGTCTCTTTATATCCCTCAAGCGGCGAGCACAATCGCAAAGGAAATCTTGCAATGA
- the ftsW gene encoding putative lipid II flippase FtsW → MLRYLSSSLFLAIITLLGIGLVQVYSSSFIFAIESYGDGLFFFKRQLIFAIIAVAVLIGTIHIPFRYIEKYGWALWFAAAVGVLATFVPGLGVRVGGAIRWIQLPLGIRFEPAELLKISFSIWFASLMCRKDNSLGKVKWHWLIIGLIIPLLLLLKQPDFGSFAIIMMVGVALLFAFGLQWKYIAGALAVLLPAFYFLVMLVPYRRARVLAFLDPWSDPAQKGFQVIQSMLSFHSGGLTGAGLGQGQGKLFFLPEAHTDFTLAVFGEEMGFVGFVAILALYGFVVFRGIQIAVKAEEPFKRALALGLSVTFALSVFINSGVVMGLLPTKGLTLPFLSYGGSSLVALCFMFGLILNIENSFEEDTFSRRFGQSTGQNRWKSSKVK, encoded by the coding sequence ATGTTGAGATATTTATCCAGCAGCTTGTTTCTTGCGATCATTACTCTTTTGGGTATCGGTCTTGTTCAAGTTTATTCATCTAGTTTTATCTTCGCGATCGAGTCTTATGGCGACGGTCTGTTCTTTTTCAAACGACAATTAATTTTCGCAATCATCGCGGTCGCGGTTTTAATCGGAACAATTCACATTCCATTCCGTTACATCGAAAAATACGGTTGGGCGTTGTGGTTTGCGGCAGCGGTTGGTGTGCTTGCGACATTCGTTCCTGGCTTGGGCGTGCGTGTGGGTGGTGCGATCCGTTGGATTCAGTTGCCTCTAGGTATTCGCTTTGAGCCGGCAGAGCTTTTGAAAATTTCTTTTTCGATCTGGTTTGCAAGTTTGATGTGTCGTAAGGACAACTCGCTTGGCAAAGTGAAATGGCATTGGTTGATCATCGGCTTGATCATTCCGTTGTTGTTACTTTTAAAACAGCCTGACTTCGGAAGCTTTGCGATCATCATGATGGTGGGTGTGGCATTGCTTTTTGCGTTCGGTTTGCAATGGAAATATATCGCCGGTGCTTTAGCGGTTTTGCTTCCTGCATTTTATTTCTTGGTGATGTTGGTCCCTTATCGTCGCGCCCGTGTCCTTGCGTTTTTGGACCCGTGGTCAGATCCAGCGCAAAAAGGTTTCCAGGTCATTCAAAGTATGCTCAGTTTCCACTCGGGAGGTCTGACTGGCGCGGGTCTGGGGCAGGGACAAGGAAAGCTGTTCTTCCTTCCTGAAGCTCACACGGACTTTACGTTAGCGGTGTTCGGGGAAGAGATGGGTTTTGTCGGTTTTGTGGCCATCTTGGCTCTTTATGGTTTCGTGGTCTTCCGTGGTATCCAAATCGCCGTCAAAGCTGAGGAACCTTTCAAGCGCGCTCTTGCGCTGGGTCTGAGCGTGACTTTTGCCCTGAGTGTATTTATTAATTCAGGCGTAGTGATGGGATTGTTGCCAACGAAAGGCCTAACTCTTCCATTCTTGAGTTACGGTGGTAGCTCCCTTGTGGCATTATGTTTTATGTTCGGTTTAATTCTGAACATTGAAAACTCGTTTGAAGAGGACACGTTCTCTCGTCGCTTCGGACAATCTACAGGGCAAAATCGTTGGAAAAGTTCGAAGGTAAAATAA
- the murD gene encoding UDP-N-acetylmuramoyl-L-alanine--D-glutamate ligase: MYKEFSELKDKRILVVGLGKTGASLAHFLTKYGAQVTVTDHKSKPELSVQLEQLGDLPIKFELGGHSPKTFIAQDLVILSPGVPSNLKIFDYARSQGIKITGEFEFSAGFIKEPIIGLTGTNGKTTVARLTEAILRESGVKTWVGGANEKPLVDYLRSDEKAQVVIAEVSSFMLEHCETFNPGNVVFTNLAENHLDRYRSMEEYVNAKRRIFKNTNQATTSILNADDNAVVELARDPAVQRGRIFYFSRKPALEPQIMNIGGAVNIGDEIRVRTGPEIETFSIKNMKMRGKHSIENIMAAILASREHGATREAVQRVIESFGSLPHRIEYVRKVGGVQFYNDSKATNVHAVLRALDTFDENVILIAGGKDTNLNYEPLRSVVKRKVKTLILVGEAKERINRDLGDFSETFLIGTFEEAVLIAYQKSRIGDVVLLSPGCSSFDMFDSFEERGEYFKEIVRKFH; encoded by the coding sequence ATGTATAAAGAGTTTAGTGAATTAAAAGATAAAAGAATTTTGGTTGTCGGCCTTGGTAAAACAGGTGCTTCCCTTGCGCACTTCCTGACGAAGTACGGTGCTCAAGTCACAGTAACGGACCACAAATCTAAGCCAGAGTTGTCAGTTCAGTTGGAACAATTGGGCGATCTTCCAATCAAATTTGAATTGGGCGGTCACAGTCCGAAAACTTTCATCGCACAAGATCTAGTGATCTTGTCTCCGGGTGTTCCTTCGAACTTGAAGATCTTCGATTACGCAAGATCTCAAGGTATCAAGATCACAGGTGAGTTCGAGTTCTCTGCAGGTTTCATCAAAGAACCGATCATTGGTTTGACTGGTACAAACGGTAAAACGACAGTTGCACGTTTGACAGAAGCCATCCTGCGCGAATCAGGTGTTAAAACTTGGGTGGGCGGAGCAAATGAAAAACCATTGGTTGATTACTTGCGCTCTGACGAAAAAGCACAAGTTGTTATCGCGGAAGTTTCAAGCTTCATGCTTGAGCATTGCGAGACTTTCAATCCAGGTAACGTGGTATTCACGAACTTGGCTGAAAATCACCTCGATCGTTATCGCTCAATGGAAGAATACGTAAACGCCAAACGTCGTATTTTCAAAAACACAAACCAAGCCACGACGAGCATTTTGAATGCCGATGACAACGCGGTTGTTGAGTTGGCTCGTGATCCAGCGGTTCAACGTGGACGTATTTTCTACTTCTCTCGTAAACCAGCTTTGGAACCACAAATCATGAACATCGGTGGTGCTGTGAATATCGGCGACGAAATTCGCGTGCGCACAGGTCCAGAGATCGAAACGTTCTCGATCAAAAACATGAAAATGCGCGGTAAGCACTCTATTGAAAACATCATGGCGGCGATCTTGGCATCACGCGAACATGGTGCAACTCGTGAAGCTGTGCAAAGAGTGATCGAGTCGTTCGGTAGCCTTCCTCACCGTATCGAATACGTTCGTAAAGTGGGTGGCGTTCAATTCTACAATGACTCGAAAGCGACAAACGTTCATGCGGTTCTTCGTGCTCTTGATACTTTCGATGAAAACGTTATTTTGATCGCGGGTGGTAAAGACACGAACTTGAACTATGAACCTCTTCGTTCTGTGGTGAAAAGAAAAGTAAAGACCTTGATTTTGGTCGGGGAAGCGAAAGAAAGAATTAATCGCGACCTTGGTGACTTCTCTGAAACCTTCTTGATCGGTACGTTTGAGGAGGCGGTTTTGATCGCTTATCAAAAGTCGAGAATTGGTGACGTGGTTCTATTGTCTCCGGGTTGTTCATCTTTTGACATGTTTGACAGTTTTGAAGAACGCGGCGAATATTTTAAAGAGATCGTAAGAAAGTTTCATTGA
- the mraY gene encoding phospho-N-acetylmuramoyl-pentapeptide-transferase has translation MLYQWLYSMADHFSPLNVFRYITVRTFIAFFTSFLLCWMWGPYFIKRLQLKHFGQAIRDDGPQSHKKKAGTPTMGGGLILLSTLIPCLLWVDMMNPLVWAVLIITWGFGFIGYMDDWLKVSKKNSKGLSGKIRLAGEFLISGAVVWYLVQYHGLSTSVTIPFVKSLSFDLGYFYILFAALVVAGTANAVNLTDGLDGLAIVPVMISAATLGLFAYVCGHYSIASYLQIHHVVGAGELAPVAATIVAAGMGFLWFNAYPAQVFMGDVGSLSLGGFLGSMAVITQNELLMVVLGGVFVVEALSVITQVISFKLTGKRVFKMAPIHHHFELGGLTETKIIVRFWIISILLAVLSLATLKLR, from the coding sequence ATGCTTTATCAATGGCTCTATTCGATGGCAGATCACTTCTCGCCGTTGAATGTTTTCAGATATATCACCGTCAGAACTTTCATCGCATTCTTTACTTCGTTTTTGTTGTGCTGGATGTGGGGCCCTTATTTCATCAAACGTTTGCAGTTAAAACATTTCGGGCAAGCGATTCGCGACGACGGTCCTCAATCACATAAGAAAAAAGCAGGCACGCCAACAATGGGTGGTGGCTTGATTCTTCTTTCAACTTTGATTCCGTGCTTGTTGTGGGTGGATATGATGAACCCGCTGGTATGGGCGGTGTTGATCATCACATGGGGCTTCGGTTTCATCGGTTACATGGATGACTGGTTGAAAGTAAGCAAAAAGAATTCAAAAGGTCTTTCTGGAAAAATCCGTTTGGCTGGCGAGTTCTTAATCAGTGGTGCGGTTGTGTGGTACTTGGTTCAATATCACGGCCTAAGCACTTCAGTGACAATTCCATTCGTGAAGTCTTTGTCTTTCGATCTTGGTTATTTCTATATCTTGTTTGCAGCATTGGTTGTGGCAGGTACAGCGAATGCCGTGAACTTGACGGACGGTCTTGACGGTTTGGCGATTGTGCCTGTGATGATTTCCGCAGCGACATTGGGATTGTTTGCTTACGTTTGTGGTCACTATTCGATCGCAAGCTATTTGCAAATTCACCACGTTGTTGGTGCCGGAGAGCTGGCGCCAGTCGCTGCAACAATCGTTGCCGCAGGCATGGGCTTCTTGTGGTTCAATGCGTATCCAGCACAAGTCTTCATGGGTGACGTTGGTTCGTTGTCTTTGGGTGGTTTCTTGGGCTCGATGGCCGTGATCACACAGAACGAATTATTGATGGTTGTTCTTGGCGGTGTCTTCGTTGTTGAAGCGTTGTCAGTTATCACACAGGTTATTTCTTTTAAACTCACAGGGAAGCGAGTTTTCAAAATGGCTCCGATTCATCATCACTTTGAATTGGGCGGCCTAACAGAGACGAAGATCATCGTGCGTTTCTGGATCATTTCTATTTTATTGGCTGTATTAAGTTTGGCGACCCTGAAATTGAGGTAA
- the murF gene encoding UDP-N-acetylmuramoyl-tripeptide--D-alanyl-D-alanine ligase, with protein MRAMDVQTIVKATGAKVLGQSATSFSGIGTDTRQDLNGQLFIALKGEAFDAHKFLDKAAAQGAAGILVHEENEQTKALEKKITVLLVPDTLKALQQLGTWARRQAKAKIVAITGSNGKTTTKEFTAALIGSAKSVHFNKGSFNNHWGVPFTLLQLDPNKEVAVVEMGMNHAGELTELVHIAEPDVVVCTMVGRAHVEFFGTIEKIAEAKEEIYNAASDNAIRIYNLDNKQTHNMYVRGKEKFPQAKMLTFSSEDPRADVHLMISSMNMSEIAVKGRIGGVDGTARVQVFGAQNLTNLMAAAALGLSVGMTPQQVWAGLPECKTNWGRNQLVHLKSGAQMIFDAYNANPDSMKALIDNVSLLTVPGKKIGVFGQMREMGSASAELHRELGERVGSAGFDKVYFVGDDAEAFTQGLKSTSYKNPTSIQKDYTDEAGKDLAQNLKNGDIAVVKASRGTKLERFVYPCEPLDFSEKD; from the coding sequence ATGAGAGCCATGGATGTGCAAACAATCGTAAAAGCAACAGGTGCGAAAGTACTTGGTCAGAGCGCCACTTCTTTTTCTGGTATCGGCACGGACACTCGCCAGGATCTTAATGGTCAGTTGTTCATTGCCTTAAAGGGCGAAGCTTTCGATGCTCATAAATTTCTAGATAAAGCGGCAGCTCAAGGTGCGGCTGGTATTTTAGTTCACGAAGAAAACGAACAAACCAAAGCATTAGAGAAAAAAATCACGGTCCTTTTAGTGCCTGATACTTTGAAAGCTCTTCAGCAATTGGGAACTTGGGCACGTCGTCAAGCAAAGGCGAAGATCGTTGCGATCACGGGTTCTAACGGTAAAACAACGACAAAAGAATTTACTGCAGCGTTGATCGGTTCTGCGAAGTCCGTGCATTTCAATAAAGGCAGCTTCAATAATCACTGGGGTGTTCCGTTCACGTTGTTGCAACTGGATCCCAATAAAGAAGTGGCCGTTGTGGAAATGGGTATGAATCACGCGGGTGAATTGACAGAACTTGTGCATATCGCGGAACCCGATGTTGTGGTGTGTACAATGGTCGGTCGTGCCCACGTTGAATTCTTCGGTACAATTGAAAAAATCGCGGAAGCAAAAGAAGAAATCTACAATGCGGCTTCAGACAATGCGATTCGTATTTACAATTTAGATAATAAGCAAACTCACAACATGTACGTGCGTGGGAAAGAAAAATTCCCACAAGCAAAGATGTTAACTTTTTCAAGTGAAGATCCACGTGCCGACGTTCATCTTATGATCAGCAGCATGAACATGAGTGAAATCGCAGTCAAAGGTCGCATCGGTGGTGTTGACGGAACCGCTCGCGTGCAAGTCTTTGGTGCACAGAACTTAACAAACTTGATGGCAGCAGCGGCGCTGGGTTTATCCGTTGGAATGACGCCGCAACAAGTGTGGGCGGGGCTTCCGGAATGCAAAACGAACTGGGGCCGTAATCAGCTTGTGCATTTGAAATCGGGTGCACAAATGATCTTTGATGCCTACAACGCGAACCCTGACAGTATGAAAGCGTTGATTGATAACGTCAGCTTACTTACAGTGCCGGGTAAAAAAATTGGGGTCTTCGGTCAAATGCGCGAAATGGGTTCAGCCTCGGCAGAACTGCACCGCGAGTTGGGTGAACGCGTGGGCTCTGCTGGTTTTGATAAAGTGTACTTCGTCGGTGATGACGCTGAAGCGTTCACGCAAGGTTTAAAAAGCACGAGTTATAAAAATCCAACAAGCATTCAAAAAGACTACACGGATGAGGCAGGAAAAGATCTGGCGCAAAACTTAAAGAATGGCGACATCGCCGTTGTGAAAGCGTCGCGGGGAACGAAGCTTGAACGCTTCGTGTATCCGTGTGAACCGCTAGATTTTTCTGAAAAAGACTAA
- a CDS encoding UDP-N-acetylmuramoyl-L-alanyl-D-glutamate--2,6-diaminopimelate ligase: protein MNLQHLFSALAGVPENVFSHLDVTGLYNDARKVTPGSIFVAIPGVKVDGHSFIPDAIAKGATALVVQDKAKVPAHFQGVVLAVPNTREALDILAARFYAEPAEELFCIGVTGTNGKTSVTYMTEAILNFGKIPTGVIGTVNHHLGDKVWPSDMTTPDPIFLQKRLREFRDEGAKAVAMEVSSHALDQHRVDSVQFNTAIFTNLTRDHLDYHQTMENYFEAKQKLFTDLLWKTSKNPSFAIINTDDKLGRRLKVADPAVLWTYGSKDADFRYKIRRMDFALTHFHVETPIGEGEIHLPMSGVHNVMNSLAALAAGMSAGMPLQMCCDALSNFTGVPGRLQSVPNSKNVAVFVDYAHTPDALENVLTALTRVRESLQTKSRIWTIFGCGGDRDKGKRPLMAEMALKYSDHVIITSDNPRTEDPQAIINDILAGVHDKSKSTVIVDRKEAIYDTIAKVQEGDVVLIAGKGHEDYQIIGTEKFPFSDVIIADQALKQRA, encoded by the coding sequence ATGAATCTACAGCACCTTTTTTCTGCGTTAGCAGGAGTTCCAGAAAATGTTTTTTCTCACTTAGACGTTACGGGTCTTTATAACGACGCACGTAAGGTCACTCCTGGTTCTATTTTCGTTGCGATTCCTGGTGTGAAAGTGGATGGTCACAGCTTCATTCCCGATGCGATCGCTAAAGGTGCTACGGCACTTGTCGTTCAAGATAAAGCAAAAGTTCCGGCTCATTTCCAAGGAGTGGTTCTAGCTGTACCGAATACGCGCGAGGCTTTAGATATCTTAGCCGCGCGTTTTTACGCTGAACCTGCTGAAGAACTTTTTTGTATCGGTGTCACAGGTACCAACGGCAAAACTTCTGTCACCTACATGACAGAAGCGATTTTAAATTTCGGAAAAATTCCTACAGGCGTGATCGGCACTGTGAATCATCATTTAGGCGATAAAGTGTGGCCCTCAGATATGACGACTCCAGATCCTATCTTCTTGCAAAAACGTCTGCGTGAATTCCGTGATGAAGGTGCGAAAGCTGTCGCGATGGAGGTTTCGTCGCACGCCTTGGATCAACATCGTGTCGATAGTGTACAGTTCAATACGGCGATCTTCACAAATTTAACTCGTGATCATTTGGATTATCACCAAACGATGGAAAACTATTTTGAGGCGAAACAAAAGCTCTTCACGGATCTGTTGTGGAAGACAAGTAAGAATCCCTCATTTGCGATTATCAACACCGATGATAAATTAGGTCGTCGTTTGAAAGTGGCAGATCCGGCAGTGCTGTGGACTTATGGTTCTAAAGACGCTGACTTCAGATACAAAATCAGAAGAATGGATTTTGCCCTGACACACTTCCATGTGGAAACGCCGATTGGCGAAGGTGAAATTCATCTGCCGATGTCGGGCGTACATAACGTGATGAACTCTTTGGCGGCTTTGGCTGCGGGTATGTCGGCGGGCATGCCGCTGCAAATGTGTTGTGATGCTTTATCAAACTTCACAGGTGTGCCGGGGCGTCTGCAATCCGTGCCGAATTCTAAGAATGTGGCGGTCTTTGTCGATTATGCTCATACTCCTGATGCACTTGAGAATGTTTTAACAGCGTTGACTCGCGTTCGTGAAAGTCTGCAAACGAAGTCACGCATTTGGACGATCTTTGGTTGCGGTGGTGATCGCGATAAAGGCAAACGTCCTTTGATGGCTGAAATGGCGCTTAAATATTCTGATCACGTGATTATCACTTCAGACAATCCACGCACAGAAGATCCGCAAGCAATCATCAACGACATTCTTGCCGGAGTTCACGACAAGTCGAAGTCGACTGTGATCGTCGATCGTAAAGAAGCGATCTACGATACTATAGCAAAAGTTCAAGAAGGCGACGTTGTTCTGATCGCCGGTAAAGGTCATGAAGACTACCAAATCATTGGAACAGAAAAATTTCCGTTTAGCGATGTGATCATTGCCGATCAAGCGTTAAAGCAAAGGGCTTAG
- a CDS encoding alpha/beta hydrolase, with amino-acid sequence MRQLGKLHCQEINQDDNAPWVIFFHGYGADANDLFSLGDMISTKKTYNWLFPNGPLEVPIGPAWTGRAWWNIDMMEIQRAMEAGTHRDFSQDVPKGFDKARDMAMEAIRQLKVPWNQIILGGFSQGAMLATELYLRAPETPKGLVIMSGTLVSQEEWKKLIPARAGQKFFQSHGEMDQVLGFKQAQKLETLLTQNGMKGSLSGFRGGHEIPQQTILKIGQYINELG; translated from the coding sequence ATGAGACAACTCGGAAAACTACATTGCCAAGAAATTAATCAAGACGATAATGCGCCGTGGGTCATCTTCTTCCACGGTTACGGAGCAGATGCCAACGATCTGTTTTCATTAGGTGACATGATTTCAACTAAGAAAACTTATAACTGGCTTTTTCCGAATGGGCCGCTCGAAGTGCCAATTGGTCCGGCGTGGACAGGACGCGCTTGGTGGAATATCGACATGATGGAAATTCAACGCGCGATGGAAGCGGGAACTCACCGTGATTTCAGTCAAGATGTACCAAAAGGTTTTGATAAAGCCCGCGACATGGCAATGGAAGCAATTCGTCAATTGAAAGTCCCTTGGAATCAAATCATTTTGGGTGGATTCAGTCAGGGAGCAATGCTTGCGACCGAGTTGTATCTGCGCGCGCCAGAGACACCAAAGGGTTTAGTGATTATGTCAGGAACTTTGGTCAGCCAGGAAGAGTGGAAGAAATTGATCCCGGCTCGTGCTGGTCAAAAGTTTTTCCAAAGTCATGGGGAAATGGATCAAGTGTTGGGCTTTAAACAGGCACAAAAATTAGAAACCCTTCTAACCCAAAACGGGATGAAGGGTTCCCTCAGTGGTTTCCGTGGGGGACACGAGATTCCACAACAAACAATTCTAAAAATCGGTCAGTACATCAACGAACTGGGGTAA
- a CDS encoding barstar family protein: MKALVTLVLAALTFASVNAHARYWWEPASAPEQTMIPGATITEYDDSVIIMIEGYDVKSLKQLHSIIAQGLHLPSTYGANFDALYDVLTDPSVVSKRIDLTVISGEYLKQNIGAKNVRKLLDVMNDAQEADPMHMSAMYWQ, translated from the coding sequence ATGAAAGCCTTAGTAACCCTTGTTCTTGCAGCACTTACATTTGCTTCAGTAAACGCTCACGCACGTTATTGGTGGGAACCAGCTTCGGCACCAGAACAAACGATGATTCCTGGTGCGACAATCACAGAGTACGACGATTCGGTCATCATCATGATTGAAGGTTACGATGTGAAATCTTTAAAACAACTTCACAGTATCATTGCGCAAGGTCTGCACTTGCCAAGCACTTATGGCGCAAACTTCGATGCGTTGTATGACGTTTTAACTGATCCAAGTGTTGTGTCTAAAAGGATCGATCTGACTGTGATCAGCGGCGAATATTTGAAACAAAATATCGGCGCGAAGAACGTTCGTAAGTTGCTTGATGTGATGAACGACGCTCAAGAAGCGGACCCAATGCATATGTCCGCTATGTACTGGCAGTAA